One genomic segment of Catalinimonas alkaloidigena includes these proteins:
- a CDS encoding YjjG family noncanonical pyrimidine nucleotidase: MPKYKHILFDLDHTLWDFEKNATETLHELYISFQLTSLGNFSVQEFCQTFHKVNYHLWKLHQQGTYEQAKLRADRFVKIFSELGVAESLVPHSIQDEYLRICPSKPHVFPFTHDTLAYLKDRYQLHIVTNGFSDVQHIKLKSAALTDYFTHIVTSDGADFRKPRPRIFKHLLELIGADASECIMIGDNLLTDIAGAHNANIDCIYFNPNKVPHRTRTTYEIYCLSELKGIL, translated from the coding sequence ATGCCAAAATATAAACACATTTTGTTTGACCTGGACCATACGCTCTGGGATTTTGAGAAAAATGCTACGGAAACCCTGCACGAGTTGTATATTTCTTTTCAACTGACCAGTCTGGGTAATTTCAGTGTACAGGAGTTTTGCCAGACTTTCCATAAGGTGAACTATCACCTGTGGAAATTACACCAGCAGGGCACTTATGAGCAGGCTAAGCTAAGGGCAGACCGTTTCGTAAAAATCTTCTCAGAACTTGGAGTAGCTGAATCGCTGGTGCCTCATAGCATTCAGGATGAATACCTCAGAATCTGCCCTTCCAAACCTCATGTATTCCCTTTTACCCACGATACTCTTGCCTATCTGAAAGATCGCTACCAACTACATATTGTAACCAATGGCTTTTCGGATGTACAACATATCAAACTGAAAAGCGCGGCACTCACCGATTACTTTACCCACATTGTTACTTCTGATGGTGCTGACTTTCGTAAACCCAGACCTAGAATTTTCAAACATTTGTTAGAGCTTATCGGTGCAGATGCTTCGGAATGTATCATGATTGGTGACAACCTGCTCACTGACATTGCCGGAGCACATAATGCCAATATAGATTGCATCTACTTTAACCCCAATAAAGTACCTCATAGAACCCGTACAACTTATGAGATCTATTGTCTTAGTGAGCTGAAAGGTATTTTATAG
- a CDS encoding GMC oxidoreductase: MYINAKAKQANTYDAIVIGSGISGGWAAKELTEKGLKTLVLERGRNVEHVKDYPTATKAPWELPHRDRVSPEEIAEHYPKQSRTGYTVRESSKHWFVKDSEHPYQEDKRFDWMRGYHVGGRSIMWGRHSYRFSDLDFEANARDGYGVDWPIRYKDIAPWYDYAESFAGIQGQKEGLSQLPDGNFLPPIPMNCLEDHFRKSVKDKLGHVVTIGRTANLTQNHNGRTKCQFRNKCIRGCPYGAYFSSNAATLPAAAATGNLTVRPFSIATSLIYDPEKKRATGVRVVDQETMEDMEFHAKVIFLCASAIPSTSILMNSKSDAFPEGMGNSSGELGHNLMDHHFRVGARGTYDGFGDKYYYGRRPTGFYIPRFRNVDKKSEQKDYLRGYGYQGGGSRENWTAAVSELNFGAGMKDAIVQPGPWSLGMTAFGETLPYHENKMMLDYDNLDKWGQPTVRFDAEFKENEKAMRKDMEVAAAEMLEAAGMKDINTYDAGSWPGLGIHEMGTARMGKDPKTSVLNKHNQLHEVPNVYVTDGACMTSAACVNPSLTYMALTARAADHAVNELKKMNV, translated from the coding sequence ATGTATATTAACGCAAAAGCAAAACAGGCTAATACCTATGATGCCATTGTTATTGGCTCTGGTATCAGCGGAGGCTGGGCAGCTAAAGAGCTCACCGAAAAAGGTCTCAAAACCCTGGTACTGGAGAGAGGTAGAAATGTGGAGCACGTCAAAGACTACCCTACCGCTACTAAAGCTCCCTGGGAACTACCTCACCGCGACCGGGTGTCTCCTGAAGAGATTGCTGAACACTACCCCAAGCAAAGCCGTACCGGCTATACCGTCCGAGAGTCCTCCAAGCACTGGTTTGTCAAAGATAGTGAACACCCTTATCAGGAAGACAAGCGCTTTGACTGGATGCGTGGTTATCATGTAGGAGGAAGGTCCATTATGTGGGGGCGCCATAGCTATCGTTTTAGTGATCTTGACTTTGAAGCTAACGCCCGAGACGGTTATGGCGTGGATTGGCCTATCCGTTACAAAGACATCGCACCCTGGTATGATTATGCCGAGAGCTTCGCCGGTATTCAGGGACAAAAAGAAGGCCTGTCGCAACTGCCTGACGGAAACTTTCTTCCTCCCATTCCTATGAACTGCCTGGAAGATCATTTCCGCAAAAGTGTAAAAGATAAGCTGGGGCATGTGGTGACAATCGGCCGTACTGCTAATCTTACACAAAACCATAATGGTCGTACCAAATGCCAGTTTCGTAACAAATGTATCCGTGGATGTCCTTACGGCGCCTACTTCAGTAGTAATGCCGCTACCCTGCCCGCCGCTGCCGCCACCGGTAACTTAACCGTAAGACCTTTTTCTATCGCCACTTCTCTCATCTATGATCCTGAAAAAAAGAGGGCTACCGGAGTTCGCGTGGTAGACCAGGAGACGATGGAAGATATGGAATTCCATGCAAAAGTAATCTTCCTGTGTGCTTCTGCGATTCCATCCACTTCCATTTTGATGAACTCTAAATCTGATGCCTTCCCTGAGGGGATGGGCAACAGCAGTGGTGAACTGGGACACAACCTGATGGACCACCATTTCCGTGTAGGTGCCAGAGGTACTTATGATGGTTTTGGTGACAAATATTATTATGGACGCCGCCCTACCGGATTTTATATCCCTCGCTTCCGCAATGTGGATAAAAAGAGCGAGCAAAAAGATTATCTCCGTGGCTACGGATATCAGGGAGGAGGAAGCCGTGAAAACTGGACTGCCGCAGTCAGTGAATTAAACTTTGGTGCGGGAATGAAAGACGCCATTGTACAGCCCGGCCCATGGTCTTTGGGGATGACTGCTTTTGGCGAGACCTTGCCCTATCATGAAAACAAGATGATGCTGGACTACGATAACCTTGACAAGTGGGGACAGCCTACCGTACGTTTTGATGCTGAATTTAAAGAAAATGAGAAGGCCATGCGTAAGGATATGGAAGTTGCTGCTGCTGAGATGCTGGAAGCTGCCGGGATGAAAGACATCAACACCTATGATGCCGGAAGCTGGCCAGGATTGGGAATCCACGAAATGGGAACCGCCCGTATGGGTAAAGACCCTAAAACTTCGGTACTCAACAAGCACAATCAGCTGCACGAAGTACCCAATGTATATGTGACTGACGGGGCCTGTATGACTTCCGCTGCCTGTGTTAACCCTTCATTGACCTATATGGCTTTGACTGCCAGGGCAGCCGACCATGCCGTGAATGAGTTGAAAAAAATGAATGTTTAA
- a CDS encoding gluconate 2-dehydrogenase subunit 3 family protein has translation MMDRRTALKRTALMMGGALSSSAIAGVLNGCTAEKQVDWKPVFLTDDQAVATAELAERIIPATDTPGAKDVGIPEFMDMMLNDVYTEEEQQHFVDGIAKLNQDSQSEYGEDFANLEPEQMDAVIQMQADAVQGYEGQGKPFFLMAKELVMLGFFTSEIGATQVLQYSQVPGRYEGCISVEEAGGKTWATG, from the coding sequence ATGATGGATAGAAGAACCGCATTAAAAAGAACTGCCCTGATGATGGGAGGGGCCCTCTCCTCCTCTGCCATTGCCGGTGTGCTGAACGGCTGTACTGCTGAAAAGCAGGTAGACTGGAAGCCGGTATTCCTCACTGACGACCAGGCGGTAGCTACTGCCGAGCTGGCGGAGCGCATCATTCCGGCAACTGACACACCCGGTGCCAAAGATGTAGGCATACCCGAATTTATGGACATGATGCTCAATGATGTGTATACTGAAGAAGAGCAGCAACACTTTGTAGATGGCATTGCCAAGCTTAATCAGGATAGCCAGAGCGAATACGGTGAAGACTTCGCTAATCTGGAGCCTGAGCAGATGGACGCAGTGATCCAGATGCAGGCTGATGCTGTACAAGGTTATGAAGGTCAGGGGAAACCCTTCTTCCTGATGGCCAAAGAGCTGGTGATGCTCGGTTTCTTTACTTCTGAAATTGGCGCTACCCAGGTATTACAATACTCTCAAGTACCCGGCCGCTACGAAGGCTGTATCTCGGTAGAAGAAGCAGGCGGCAAGACCTGGGCGACTGGCTAA